One part of the Salinimonas iocasae genome encodes these proteins:
- a CDS encoding sulfotransferase family protein yields MAGTRFRQVTREALGNILREVKIAAKPTPKPEKWVFLVGCYNSGTTLLSELMGRHPSISALPTEGHFITDQFLKDYDLGIPRMWVDREDIFCLNENDEGPDVARIKKEWGMRLDLKKPVLVEKSPPNAARTRWFQKHFENAHFIGIVRNGYAVAEGISRKGDPKSIKDGWPIDKSAWQWARSNQIMLDDAQKLNNFHMIRYEDLASSPQDELNKIASFLGLEAFPDLSTQNFAIHERNDSVKDMNASSIKKLSEADIAQINETAGFMLDRLGYSRLPG; encoded by the coding sequence ATGGCTGGAACCCGATTCAGACAAGTCACCCGCGAAGCGCTGGGTAATATTTTACGCGAAGTTAAGATCGCAGCGAAACCTACACCAAAACCTGAGAAATGGGTTTTCCTGGTAGGCTGTTACAATTCTGGCACCACCCTGCTCTCTGAGCTCATGGGACGCCACCCGAGCATTTCTGCACTACCCACTGAAGGCCACTTCATAACAGACCAGTTTCTCAAGGACTACGATTTGGGCATCCCCAGAATGTGGGTAGACCGTGAGGATATTTTTTGTCTGAACGAGAATGACGAAGGCCCGGACGTTGCGCGTATTAAAAAAGAATGGGGAATGCGGCTGGATTTGAAAAAGCCGGTTTTGGTAGAAAAGTCTCCGCCAAATGCTGCCAGAACGCGTTGGTTTCAAAAGCATTTTGAAAACGCGCATTTCATCGGGATTGTGCGCAATGGTTATGCCGTTGCCGAGGGCATTTCAAGAAAGGGCGATCCAAAGTCAATTAAAGATGGCTGGCCTATTGATAAGTCTGCGTGGCAATGGGCGCGAAGCAATCAAATTATGCTGGACGACGCACAAAAGCTGAACAATTTCCACATGATACGCTATGAAGATCTGGCGAGCTCTCCGCAGGATGAGCTCAATAAAATAGCCAGTTTTCTGGGGCTGGAAGCGTTCCCTGATCTCAGCACGCAGAACTTCGCCATTCATGAGCGTAACGACAGCGTTAAAGATATGAATGCATCAAGTATTAAAAAGTTATCTGAAGCGGATATTGCACAAATTAATGAGACGGCCGGCTTTATGCTCGACCGTCTGGGCTACAGCCGATTACCCGGTTAA
- a CDS encoding sulfotransferase family 2 domain-containing protein, producing MANLRKRVNPSPKGDFSLAPYDQKKAIFVHITKTAGTSVALTLFGALPYHYRAWEYRVIFGKKDFNDYFKFAFVRNPWDRLYSAFSFLKGGGWDDIDKRWAEENLAGIDDFNDFVINWLTPERLYAHMHFWPQSDFICDSKNRVMIDYLAYFETIGDDFKRIANQINCEQSLKHTNASKRKGYKDVYSEEARQKVALLYARDINNFGYRFDGVTRQRVDGESFVSE from the coding sequence ATGGCGAATTTGCGAAAACGGGTCAATCCCTCTCCGAAAGGCGACTTCTCACTGGCGCCGTATGATCAGAAAAAAGCCATTTTTGTTCACATTACTAAAACAGCGGGAACGTCAGTTGCCCTGACATTGTTCGGCGCGTTGCCTTACCATTACAGGGCGTGGGAATATCGCGTTATCTTCGGTAAAAAAGATTTTAATGATTATTTCAAATTTGCTTTCGTTCGTAACCCCTGGGACCGCCTGTATTCTGCCTTTTCTTTTTTAAAAGGTGGCGGCTGGGACGATATCGACAAGCGTTGGGCAGAGGAAAATCTTGCCGGCATTGATGACTTCAACGATTTTGTTATCAATTGGCTAACGCCTGAAAGGTTATATGCGCATATGCATTTCTGGCCCCAAAGCGATTTCATTTGCGATAGCAAAAACCGCGTGATGATCGACTACCTGGCATACTTCGAGACTATCGGAGATGACTTTAAGCGGATAGCGAATCAGATCAATTGCGAACAGTCTTTGAAGCATACAAATGCATCCAAGCGTAAGGGCTATAAAGACGTTTACAGCGAAGAGGCCAGACAGAAAGTTGCGCTGTTGTATGCTAGGGACATCAATAACTTTGGATACCGGTTTGACGGGGTCACCCGACAGCGTGTAGACGGGGAGTCCTTTGTCAGTGAGTAG
- a CDS encoding glycosyltransferase family 4 protein, whose product MSSKKKPGILCVANWKSDVGYAWWLMESYWVRISEVFKDSHTTFLAYPEINAVPQHIEDSEIRYFQHTFRPERFSDIRRNTALIKKHNIQVLYLSDYGVSSIAYAMYRAAGVKKIIVHDHTPGLRTKATGLKKHLKTIKANFPLARADAAFGATSFVTRRLTETACFSEARCYTIQNGILPFECAPPDDGRLRRLFSGSRNKVIVTAARANKYKGIDFALEVIAELVHSHHITDISYLLCGDGPDLENFRQQAKSLDISQYCHFPGRVDKASEILCHCYLGFQPAKGEVGYSLSILEYMYAGLPVVVPNNPSVCEATTHGQTGAVYEEGNVQEAANAIAHYLTDSDEQVRQGRNARESIEQSYTLASTHSAFDKAIKQVIEK is encoded by the coding sequence GTGAGTAGTAAGAAGAAGCCGGGTATCTTATGTGTAGCAAACTGGAAGTCAGATGTTGGTTATGCCTGGTGGCTGATGGAAAGCTACTGGGTACGTATTAGTGAAGTCTTTAAAGATTCACATACGACATTTCTTGCCTATCCAGAGATAAATGCTGTTCCACAGCATATTGAAGACAGCGAAATCCGTTATTTTCAACATACATTTCGCCCTGAAAGATTCAGTGATATTCGTCGTAATACAGCGCTTATAAAAAAGCATAATATTCAGGTGTTGTACCTGTCTGACTACGGCGTTTCGTCAATCGCCTATGCGATGTATCGTGCTGCCGGTGTTAAAAAAATCATTGTGCATGATCATACTCCCGGACTGCGAACAAAAGCAACAGGCCTCAAGAAGCACCTGAAGACAATAAAAGCCAATTTCCCGCTAGCACGTGCAGATGCCGCTTTCGGCGCTACCAGCTTTGTTACACGCCGGCTCACAGAAACCGCCTGCTTCAGCGAGGCGCGTTGTTATACCATTCAAAATGGTATATTACCGTTTGAGTGTGCGCCGCCTGACGATGGCAGATTGCGCCGTCTGTTTTCGGGTAGTCGCAATAAAGTGATTGTGACCGCAGCACGGGCCAACAAATATAAAGGTATAGATTTCGCGCTTGAGGTTATCGCCGAGCTGGTGCATTCGCATCATATAACGGATATCAGCTATTTACTTTGCGGTGATGGACCGGACTTGGAAAATTTTCGACAGCAGGCGAAAAGTCTGGATATTTCCCAGTATTGCCACTTTCCCGGAAGAGTTGATAAAGCCAGCGAAATACTCTGCCACTGTTATTTAGGGTTTCAGCCTGCGAAAGGCGAGGTAGGCTATTCCTTATCGATTTTGGAATATATGTACGCGGGTTTGCCCGTCGTTGTGCCCAATAACCCTTCTGTCTGCGAAGCTACCACACACGGCCAGACAGGCGCTGTTTACGAAGAAGGAAATGTGCAGGAAGCGGCAAACGCTATTGCGCACTATCTGACAGACTCAGATGAACAGGTCAGGCAGGGACGAAATGCACGTGAGTCCATAGAGCAAAGCTACACACTGGCATCCACACACAGCGCTTTTGACAAGGCGATAAAACAGGTTATTGAAAAGTAG
- a CDS encoding glycosyltransferase family 4 protein, with protein sequence MKGPVFKHFDKKDGQALDILTVAANYPSQVQPWMINHLYQIEKNGGTNRIVSIGKDDMVFDQALQSCDLSKYYWNLGESHQALVTNAVKQLVNPATLGRTVRLLSKAGWPDSLKKKIVQAISAYSMTFKPDLIHCHSEPVGARLNHLIKANGAPLIHTFHGQTPVGVPTISRELRAQYTRHARAILVNTRFAQKQYEALGAVNDNFIVVPQGTDIEQWPFNPKPCPTGEEPLQLLTVGRVVEEKGHKYVIDAVDQLRKDNINAHYHIVGRGPEIDTLQEQINRLQLHNEITIHGLLTGDALKQQYQQAHIFVLPSLKGNGETWEETQGVVVQEAQASGLLVIGADSGGIAECIDDGENGFVVPDRDASAIYHTVKQLISAPDRWKQWQQNGRDWVTANYSLDAIGKRVVSIYQSIIAK encoded by the coding sequence ATGAAAGGACCGGTTTTTAAACATTTCGATAAAAAAGACGGACAAGCACTTGATATACTTACCGTCGCGGCCAATTACCCCAGTCAGGTTCAGCCGTGGATGATAAACCACCTGTACCAGATTGAAAAAAATGGTGGCACGAACCGTATTGTGTCGATAGGTAAAGACGACATGGTGTTTGATCAGGCACTTCAGTCCTGCGATTTAAGTAAGTACTACTGGAATCTTGGCGAGAGCCATCAGGCGCTGGTGACAAATGCCGTTAAACAACTTGTAAATCCTGCAACGCTGGGGCGTACAGTGAGGTTATTGTCAAAAGCCGGTTGGCCAGACAGTCTGAAGAAAAAGATTGTACAGGCCATCAGTGCCTATTCAATGACGTTTAAACCGGATTTGATTCATTGTCACAGTGAGCCGGTAGGTGCCAGGCTGAATCATCTGATAAAAGCCAACGGCGCGCCGCTTATCCACACCTTTCACGGGCAAACCCCGGTAGGCGTTCCTACAATAAGCCGTGAGCTTCGCGCTCAGTACACACGGCATGCTCGTGCGATTCTGGTCAATACCCGCTTCGCGCAAAAGCAGTACGAAGCACTCGGCGCGGTAAATGACAATTTTATTGTTGTCCCACAAGGCACTGATATTGAACAGTGGCCCTTTAACCCCAAGCCTTGTCCAACAGGTGAAGAGCCATTGCAGCTACTTACAGTAGGCAGGGTCGTTGAGGAAAAAGGTCACAAATATGTGATTGATGCTGTTGACCAGCTTCGCAAAGACAATATTAATGCACATTACCATATAGTGGGTCGCGGCCCTGAAATCGATACGCTGCAGGAACAAATCAATCGGCTTCAGTTGCACAATGAAATTACGATTCACGGCTTACTGACCGGGGATGCGCTGAAGCAACAATATCAGCAGGCCCATATTTTTGTACTACCAAGTTTGAAGGGCAACGGCGAGACCTGGGAGGAAACACAAGGCGTTGTGGTTCAGGAAGCCCAGGCGTCAGGTTTGCTGGTTATTGGTGCTGACTCAGGCGGTATTGCTGAGTGCATCGATGATGGTGAAAACGGCTTTGTCGTGCCAGATAGGGATGCATCAGCGATTTACCACACGGTAAAACAATTAATATCAGCGCCGGACAGATGGAAGCAGTGGCAGCAAAACGGGCGGGACTGGGTAACAGCGAACTATAGTCTGGATGCCATCGGCAAGCGCGTCGTTTCTATCTATCAAAGTATTATTGCGAAGTAG
- a CDS encoding sugar-transfer associated ATP-grasp domain-containing protein codes for MNKQKLYIKNVARAILRPPTSIPYDVFHANEAKSIEKHLSEKFGPLDPQTAAKCDDYAMSVFGEKKFAPWLRVYSLMAGEFKEGWIPDNYYGAVVVSSLKGPYGSMSRLKPLNAAIFKNNAFPDLGSHVNGLFLDLDYNVIPPQEFKNLLFRDHDRVVFKVDDVSQGKGIFFFERDSFTPEAVKKIGNGVFQYYIEQHPMLHAYAPNSVATLRVTSVIDETGDVSVRAAYLRLGVGKDTHVMSASNIRIPITLSTGVMHDNGYLPTWLPTSEHPTSGLRFAGESIPSFDKCIDVVKQSHLKLPFARIIGWDLAVDKDGEVAIMEWNGAHNGIKFSEATQGPCFADLGWEKLRKRK; via the coding sequence ATGAATAAGCAAAAACTGTATATCAAGAACGTGGCCAGGGCCATTTTAAGGCCCCCGACGAGTATTCCTTATGATGTATTTCATGCCAATGAGGCCAAATCGATTGAAAAACATTTGTCAGAAAAGTTTGGCCCTCTGGATCCGCAAACCGCCGCCAAGTGTGATGACTATGCGATGTCCGTATTCGGTGAAAAAAAGTTTGCTCCATGGTTGCGCGTGTACAGCCTGATGGCAGGTGAATTTAAAGAAGGGTGGATACCCGATAATTACTATGGTGCTGTTGTCGTATCCTCGCTTAAGGGGCCTTATGGAAGCATGTCCAGACTCAAGCCCTTAAACGCCGCTATTTTTAAAAATAATGCATTCCCTGATCTTGGCAGTCACGTTAACGGCTTATTTTTAGACCTCGATTACAATGTCATCCCACCACAGGAATTTAAAAACCTGTTGTTTCGCGACCATGACCGGGTGGTTTTCAAGGTTGATGATGTTTCTCAGGGTAAAGGAATTTTCTTTTTTGAGAGGGACTCATTTACCCCGGAAGCGGTTAAGAAGATTGGTAACGGTGTTTTCCAGTATTACATTGAGCAACACCCGATGCTTCATGCCTATGCGCCCAATTCGGTGGCAACCCTCAGAGTGACCTCTGTCATTGATGAAACCGGTGATGTTTCAGTCAGGGCCGCGTATTTACGCTTAGGCGTAGGCAAAGACACCCACGTTATGTCTGCATCGAATATTCGTATCCCGATTACCCTGTCTACGGGTGTCATGCACGATAATGGCTATTTACCTACCTGGCTGCCGACCTCAGAGCACCCGACCAGTGGCTTACGTTTTGCCGGTGAAAGTATTCCGAGCTTTGACAAATGCATTGATGTGGTTAAACAGTCGCATCTTAAGCTGCCCTTTGCCCGGATTATCGGCTGGGATTTGGCGGTGGATAAAGATGGTGAAGTCGCCATTATGGAATGGAATGGTGCGCACAACGGCATTAAGTTTTCAGAAGCAACACAGGGCCCCTGCTTTGCAGATTTGGGCTGGGAAAAGCTTCGCAAGCGCAAATAG
- a CDS encoding DUF6625 family protein encodes MSAKNKMLLINPYYGKWPVWLPAFLLSCKANPDVTWLIPTDCDIPADAPDNVIFVKSSLAQLSQQASEVTGLDIAMQRPYKLNDIRPLFGKIFSKELEGYDFWGHCDIDVIFGDIRSFITDDILENHDVISARQNNIAGHFTLYRNCEQINTLYASHPIYKDAFLKLESYYFDEVGMTEVIKKKQNDGENIRVYWPDYLLNFKQPRAKKPSQVPKVLNHWLWKKGKLFELGDQGGEIMYLHFMTWKKTLQHCFVDYKQNPQEFYISYTHISEKKSPLPADFAKIPFSKIAPSLFK; translated from the coding sequence GTGTCTGCAAAAAATAAAATGTTATTGATAAATCCGTACTATGGAAAGTGGCCCGTCTGGCTCCCCGCCTTTTTACTGTCATGTAAAGCAAACCCTGATGTAACCTGGCTTATTCCAACAGATTGTGACATTCCTGCGGATGCGCCGGATAACGTCATTTTTGTCAAAAGCTCACTGGCGCAATTAAGTCAGCAGGCCAGCGAAGTTACCGGGCTGGATATTGCTATGCAGCGCCCGTATAAATTAAACGACATTCGCCCGTTGTTCGGTAAGATATTCAGCAAAGAACTGGAAGGTTATGACTTCTGGGGCCACTGCGACATCGATGTTATTTTTGGTGATATACGCAGTTTTATTACCGACGATATTTTAGAGAATCATGATGTGATCTCTGCCCGTCAGAACAATATTGCCGGTCACTTTACGCTGTACCGTAATTGCGAACAAATAAACACGCTGTATGCGTCTCACCCGATTTACAAAGATGCGTTCTTGAAGCTTGAAAGTTATTACTTTGATGAAGTCGGTATGACTGAGGTCATCAAGAAAAAGCAGAATGACGGTGAAAATATCCGGGTTTACTGGCCTGACTATTTGCTTAACTTTAAGCAACCCCGTGCAAAAAAGCCTTCGCAGGTACCTAAAGTCTTAAATCACTGGCTGTGGAAGAAAGGTAAGTTGTTCGAGCTGGGCGACCAGGGTGGCGAAATTATGTATTTGCACTTTATGACCTGGAAGAAAACCCTCCAGCATTGTTTTGTTGATTATAAGCAAAACCCGCAAGAGTTTTATATTTCGTACACGCACATCAGTGAGAAGAAATCCCCCTTGCCTGCTGACTTTGCCAAGATACCCTTTTCAAAAATCGCACCGTCACTATTTAAGTAA
- a CDS encoding ATP-grasp fold amidoligase family protein: MKLNMREFAGYLYHDSPLAKHVLVPVKSQLKRIKYNQAGDRRFNEERYQRLFNKPLNLDNPSTYDDKIQWLKLYDRTPLHTQCADKYAVRDIVAKVIGKEYLIPLLHVTDDHRTLTPETVPDKCVVKCNHDSMNVVIVRDAADIDFDDVRQKMRDSLRRNFYYRYREWQYRDIPPKVIVEKLIIDDKGNLPADYKIFCFDGKPTYISVDSDRFGNHTRDIFNTDWERQSLEYRYKHSDTPPPPPANLALMLELAEKLAKPFAFSRIDFYDTGSQVYFGEITFHPGSGFNPFKPTEWQDILGRQIPLRTSTTY; this comes from the coding sequence ATGAAGTTAAATATGAGGGAATTTGCCGGTTACCTGTATCATGATTCGCCCCTGGCAAAACATGTTTTAGTACCCGTAAAGTCGCAATTAAAACGGATTAAATACAATCAGGCAGGTGATCGCCGGTTTAACGAAGAGCGGTATCAACGCCTGTTTAATAAGCCATTAAACCTGGACAACCCAAGCACGTATGACGACAAAATCCAGTGGTTAAAGCTTTACGACAGAACGCCGCTTCATACCCAATGTGCAGATAAATACGCCGTGCGCGATATTGTTGCCAAGGTGATAGGTAAAGAGTATCTAATACCACTGTTGCATGTTACCGACGATCACCGAACACTTACGCCAGAGACCGTGCCCGATAAGTGCGTGGTAAAGTGTAATCATGATTCAATGAATGTTGTTATTGTGCGGGATGCGGCGGATATTGACTTTGATGATGTACGCCAAAAAATGCGTGACAGCTTGCGACGCAATTTTTATTACCGCTATCGGGAGTGGCAATACAGAGACATTCCTCCTAAAGTTATTGTCGAAAAACTGATCATCGACGATAAAGGCAATTTACCCGCAGATTACAAAATTTTTTGTTTTGACGGAAAGCCAACGTACATTTCTGTCGACAGCGATCGTTTCGGTAACCACACCAGAGATATCTTTAATACCGACTGGGAAAGACAATCGCTGGAGTATCGTTACAAACACAGTGACACACCGCCGCCCCCTCCGGCCAACCTTGCACTTATGCTTGAGCTGGCTGAAAAACTGGCTAAGCCGTTTGCGTTTTCCCGCATCGATTTTTATGACACCGGGTCACAGGTTTATTTTGGTGAAATTACGTTTCATCCGGGCTCTGGCTTTAATCCGTTTAAGCCGACAGAGTGGCAGGACATTCTTGGCAGACAAATCCCTTTGCGAACCAGTACTACATACTGA
- a CDS encoding ABC transporter ATP-binding protein: protein MLPFNHIRELLDRDKKVKFLILQVCFVFSAALQMASIAFLAPYITLLSDPAYLETNKYFSMAYDYTGAESYLDFLLIYSVCVCSIIFISNAVASAVLWLSIKFTIDIGSGLQRKLYSAFMKNQYIFFLEKNSSHLITTISNQVPRMVYMVFQPFLQAVSQVVLTLFIVIGLIVVDPALALIAALIVTSVYIVIYFAIRRRAVESGKTVSEVARVKLKMLRESIKGIREIKLLGAEPWYEKEVDKTTRKGLSAQAFIRLSGELPRYIVETVVFSAIIVLGVYLITSGTPQTQIVTTLSFYAMAGYKLLPAAQTIYKAITSIKGNASVVDEVWASFTTAKERAKHITQKQDTSVTFDNFQKMHVNAVDYQYPNSDDNVIADLNMTLEVNKLVAFVGGSGAGKTTVANLVAGLITPSQGSIEIDGDKLTHGRLRAWQDKIGYVPQSVFIVDDTVTANICFGVPKAEIDQERVVEVAKKANLHEFIASLSDGYDTKVGEDGEILSGGQRQRLAIARALYKQPSVLILDEATSALDNITERRILSEINTLTDEMLVIMIAHRLSTVEKCDMIYLFEQGRIQHQGNYQQLLTQSDYFRELVEGNEETA from the coding sequence ATGTTGCCCTTTAACCATATTCGAGAATTACTTGACCGGGATAAAAAAGTAAAGTTTCTTATTCTTCAGGTCTGTTTTGTTTTTTCTGCCGCTTTACAAATGGCCAGTATCGCGTTTCTGGCCCCCTACATCACGCTTCTTTCCGACCCGGCGTATTTAGAAACCAACAAGTATTTCAGTATGGCTTACGACTATACCGGAGCGGAAAGCTATCTTGATTTTCTGCTGATTTACTCGGTATGCGTTTGCTCTATCATCTTTATTTCTAATGCGGTGGCCTCTGCTGTTCTGTGGCTTTCGATCAAGTTTACTATCGATATCGGCAGTGGACTGCAGCGAAAGCTGTACTCTGCTTTTATGAAAAATCAGTATATTTTCTTTTTAGAAAAGAACTCCAGCCACCTGATTACCACTATCTCTAATCAGGTTCCGCGAATGGTATATATGGTTTTTCAGCCATTTCTTCAGGCTGTGTCGCAGGTTGTACTAACCTTATTTATCGTTATCGGTCTGATTGTGGTCGACCCGGCCCTTGCGCTTATCGCTGCGTTAATCGTGACATCGGTTTACATTGTTATCTACTTTGCTATTCGCCGCCGCGCTGTAGAGTCAGGCAAAACAGTTTCTGAGGTTGCACGGGTCAAGCTGAAAATGCTTCGCGAATCGATTAAAGGCATTCGGGAAATTAAACTACTGGGGGCTGAGCCCTGGTATGAAAAAGAAGTAGATAAAACAACGCGTAAAGGGCTTTCAGCGCAGGCGTTTATCCGGCTTTCCGGTGAGTTGCCACGCTATATTGTGGAAACGGTCGTATTTAGCGCAATTATCGTACTTGGCGTTTATCTTATTACTTCCGGCACGCCGCAAACGCAAATCGTTACCACGTTAAGTTTCTATGCAATGGCAGGATATAAGCTACTGCCTGCGGCCCAAACCATTTATAAAGCCATCACGTCAATTAAAGGCAATGCCAGTGTGGTTGATGAAGTATGGGCGTCATTTACTACGGCTAAAGAGCGGGCCAAGCATATTACTCAGAAGCAAGATACCTCTGTAACGTTTGATAATTTTCAGAAGATGCACGTTAACGCTGTCGACTACCAATACCCCAATAGTGATGACAATGTGATAGCTGACCTGAATATGACGCTGGAAGTAAATAAACTTGTTGCTTTTGTTGGTGGGTCCGGTGCAGGTAAAACGACTGTTGCAAACCTGGTAGCCGGTCTTATAACCCCCAGCCAGGGCTCTATTGAAATAGACGGTGATAAGCTTACACATGGCCGGTTGAGAGCATGGCAGGATAAAATTGGCTATGTCCCACAATCTGTTTTTATTGTAGATGATACTGTTACTGCGAATATTTGCTTTGGCGTTCCCAAAGCAGAGATTGATCAGGAACGCGTTGTTGAAGTTGCTAAAAAAGCCAACCTTCACGAATTCATCGCCTCGTTGTCTGACGGATACGACACAAAAGTGGGTGAAGACGGCGAAATACTCAGTGGTGGACAGCGTCAGCGTCTGGCCATTGCGCGGGCATTATATAAACAACCTTCTGTCTTGATTTTAGATGAAGCGACCAGTGCACTCGATAATATTACTGAGCGTCGGATTTTGAGTGAAATCAATACCCTGACCGATGAAATGCTGGTGATTATGATTGCACACCGGTTAAGTACCGTTGAAAAGTGCGACATGATTTATCTGTTCGAGCAAGGTCGGATTCAACATCAGGGAAATTACCAGCAGCTACTGACACAGTCTGATTACTTCAGAGAGTTGGTTGAAGGTAACGAAGAGACAGCGTAA
- a CDS encoding polysaccharide deacetylase family protein, with protein sequence MIKQLVKNTLSFVAGTLGWSMVRRGNKKLIILMYHRVLPVNDPRYQREEPGMVVSDKTFAMHMQTLHDEKVPVMTVSDWLAQPESTRAALTVAITFDDGWLDNYEFAFPVLKQFGFRSTLYVVTDFLGKPAPFWPNKVLQLLLAEGAQPTDDWAPLLRLIDKRISLPLSRDEAAQVIDHLKSHSDHEIYQALAAIPAKQNNPVEMISTEQLVEAKDTMGVEIGSHTRRHYRLKEGLSEALLKEEIVDAKHILQEMTGAPVTTFCFPNGDFSAEAHKLVQSHYSAAVTTLRGINSAHNFDAHKLLRIGVHNDISDTPMKFKAKLSGWR encoded by the coding sequence ATGATTAAGCAATTAGTAAAAAATACCCTGTCGTTTGTCGCCGGTACACTGGGCTGGTCGATGGTCAGGCGCGGCAATAAAAAACTGATTATTCTGATGTACCACAGGGTACTACCGGTCAATGACCCCCGCTATCAGCGTGAAGAGCCTGGTATGGTAGTCTCTGATAAAACGTTTGCTATGCATATGCAAACCCTGCACGATGAAAAAGTGCCGGTAATGACAGTGTCTGACTGGCTGGCGCAACCTGAAAGCACCCGCGCCGCTCTGACGGTAGCGATAACCTTTGATGATGGCTGGCTGGACAACTATGAGTTCGCCTTTCCGGTATTAAAGCAGTTTGGCTTTCGCTCTACGCTGTACGTAGTGACAGACTTTTTAGGTAAACCCGCCCCCTTCTGGCCCAACAAGGTGCTTCAGCTGTTATTGGCAGAAGGTGCACAGCCCACAGATGACTGGGCGCCGTTGCTGCGGCTTATTGATAAACGCATCTCGCTTCCCCTGAGCAGGGATGAAGCCGCTCAGGTTATCGACCACCTCAAGAGCCATTCTGATCATGAAATTTATCAGGCATTGGCGGCTATTCCTGCGAAACAGAATAATCCTGTTGAAATGATTTCTACCGAACAACTGGTTGAAGCAAAAGACACCATGGGTGTTGAAATAGGCAGCCATACCCGCAGGCATTACCGGCTTAAGGAAGGGCTGAGTGAAGCACTACTTAAGGAAGAGATTGTAGATGCCAAACACATTTTGCAGGAGATGACAGGCGCACCCGTGACTACTTTTTGCTTTCCCAATGGGGATTTTTCAGCTGAGGCACATAAGCTTGTACAGTCACACTACAGCGCTGCGGTTACCACACTACGGGGCATTAACAGCGCCCATAATTTTGATGCGCATAAGCTGCTGCGAATTGGTGTACACAATGATATCAGCGATACACCAATGAAGTTCAAGGCAAAATTGAGCGGATGGCGATAG